The segment ATATGCGGCCCGGCACAAAAAAACGGGCACAAAAAAAGTGGGCTGAAGCCCACCCTACGAGGCAGCAGGCCGGATTCCGAGGCGACAAAAGCGACCTCGCGACAAGTCCGACCAGCGCTGTAGGGTGGGCTTCAGCCCACCGGCCATGCCCACCAAGCCCATCTCACCGTGATGCGGGCTTCAGCTCAGCAATGCCTCCTCTATTGCATCCAGGGCCATCCGGGCGCTCGCCTCAGACGAGCCCGATGAGGTTGAGAAAGACCAGCACGATGGCCACCGGGGTGCCGTAGCGCAGCAGGTTCCACCAGAGGCTGAACCAGCCCGGCCGGCCGATGCCGACCGCCTCATGGACCAGCTCGCGGCGCAGCACCCAGCCGGTGAACAGCACGGTACCCAGCCCGCCGAGCGGCATCAGCCAGTTGGCCGTGAGGTAGTCCATGGTGTCGAACACCGTGCGGCCGAACAGCTGGTACTCGGCCCAGTGGTTGAACGACAGCAGGCAGGCCGTGCCCAGCAGCGCGAGCAGCGAACCGGTGAGCAGCACCGCGCGGCCACGGCGGATGCCGAAGCGCTCGGTCAGCCAGGCAATGCCCGGCTCGGACAGCGAGATCGTCGAGGTCACCGCGGCGAGCACCAGCATGACGAAGAACAGCCCGCCGACCAGCTGGCCGAGCGGCATCTGGCCAAAGGCGATCGGCAGGGTGACGAAGATCAGCCCCGGCCCGGCGCCGGGCTCCAGGCCGTTGGCGAACACCAGCGGGAAGATCGCCAGGCCGGCCAGCAGCGCGACCACGGTGTCGGCCAGCGCCACCAGCAGCGAGGTGCGCGCGATGGAGGTGCCCTCCGGCAGGTAGGAGCCGTAGGCCATCATCGCGCCGCAACCCAGGCTCAGGGTGAAGAACGCATGGCCCAGGGCAAGCAGCACACCCTTGGCGCTCAGCTGAGAGAAATCCGGCACGAACAGAAAGCGCAGCGCGGCGGCGAAATCGCCAGCCACCGCGGCATAGCCGACCAGCCCCAGCAGCAGCACGAACAGCCCGGGCATCAGCAGGCGCAGCGCGCGCTCCAGCCCGTCGCGCACGCCGAGGCCGACGATCAGCAGGGTCGCCGCGAGCACCGCCAGGCCGTAAAGCGCGAGCCGGCCGGGGTCGGCGAGCAGCCCTTCGAACAGTGCGCCGCTGGCCTGGCCGTCGACGCCGCTGAAGGCACCGCTCAGCGCCGTCGGCACATAGGCCAGCGCCCAGCCGGCCACCACCAGATAGAAGCCGAGGATCAGGAAGCCGGTGAAGGCGCCGAGCCAGCCGACCTTGCGCCAGTGCGGGCTGGCCCCGGCTTCGCGCGCCAGGCGGCCCATGGCGCCGGCCGGATTCTGCCGCCCACGGCGGCCGATCATGACTTCGGCCATCAGCAGCGGTATGCCGATGGTCAGGATGCAGGCGATGTAGACCAGCACGAAGGCACCGCCGCCGTTGGCGCCGGTGATATAGGGGAATTTCCAGATGTTGCCCAGGCCCACGGCCGAGCCGGTGGCGGCGAGAAAGAACACCCAGCGCGAGGACCAGAGGCCACGGCTGGAGGCGGAACGGGCAGTTGCGGACGCGCCGGCGAAGCTGCCGGCAGTGAGGCGGGACGGTTCGGTCATTGCGGTTTCCTGCTTGTTGTTCTTGTCAGGTCGGGCGAAGTGACGGAAGTGGGCGGCCGTGCGGCCGCCCGGGGGTATCAGGCGTGCAAGCGCAGGGCCTCCGGCTGGCTGCCGCTGTCGAGCCGCTCGAGTGCCAGGCGGTCGGCGATCACCGAGGTCGGCTCGCCGCTGGCGGCGGCACGGGTGAAGATCTGCTGCAGGGTGTCACCAATGGCGCGCACATGGCCGTCTATCTGCGCGGCACTGCCGCCGATGCGCTGGTAGTAGACGTCGATGATGCCGCCGGCATTGATCGCGTAGTCCGGGGCGTACAGCTGGTTGCGGCGCTGCAGCTCGGCGCCGACCTGCGGCGTGGCCAGCTGGTTGTTCGCCGCCCCGGCGATCACCGGCGCGCGCAGCACCTCGAGGGTCTGCTCGTTGAGGATCGCACCCATGGCGCAGGGCGCGAAGACGTCCACGTCCAGGCCGTAGATGTCCTGCGGGCGCACCACCTGGGCGCCCAGCTCGTCCATCGCCTGCTTGACGTTGGCATCGAAGATGTCGGCCACCCACAGCTCGGCGCCCGCGGCTTTCAGATGCCGCGCCAGACCCAGGCCGACATGCCCAACGCCCTGGATCGCCACTTTCAACCCGCCGAGGTCGTCACGCCCGAGCCGGTGGCGCACCGCTGCCTTGAGCCCGACGAAGACGCCCAGCGCCGTGGATGGCGACGGGTCGCCGCTGGTGATGCTGCCGTCGAGGGTCGCGCGCGGCGTGGCGCCGACCACATGGCGGGTGCGCTGGGCGAAGGCCTGCATTTCGGCATCGCCGGTGCCCGAATCGGCGGCGGTGATGTAGCGCCCGCCGAGGCTGTCGACGAAGTCGCCCATGGCGTGTAGCAGCGCCTGGCTCTTGCCAGTATGCGGGTCGCCGATGATCACCGCCTTGCCGCCGCCGAGCTTGAGCCCGGCCAGCGAGGATTTCAGCGTCATCCCGCGCGACAGCCGCAGCACATCGCGCAGGGCCTCGTCGTCACTGGCGTAGGGGAACATCCGGCAGCCACCCAGCGCCGGCCCGAGGCGCGTGTCGTGGATGGCGATGATGGCCTTGAGCCCCGAAACCTGGTCATGGCAGAAGACCACCTGCTCGTGGCGGTCGAAGTCAGGATGAGCGAAGACGGACATTGGGGTTACCTCGTTCTTGTTGGTCTGGCGCCCTGCCATGGGCAGGGCCTGCTTGTTCGGTATCACCGGGCGATGGGCCCGGCGGGTTCATCTGGCCCTGGGCGAACAGGGTGACGGGCCGCTGCTGCGTGCCCTGCCGGTGGGTTGAAGCCCACCGAACAACGCTGCCCGACGCGACGAGCGCCCAGCGCCGGGGCGCTCAGGCCGCCGGCTGGAACAGCCGCACGCTCTGCACCTCGTCGCCCTTGGCCAGCTGCTCGCGGAGCAACTTTTCCTGCTGGCGGGCCTTGGCGATGGCGCGTTCCTTCACCGGGCCGTAGCCACGGATCAGCTCCGGCAGCGCGGCGATGGCCACGGCGGTGCGGTAGTTGCTCGG is part of the Stutzerimonas balearica DSM 6083 genome and harbors:
- a CDS encoding sodium-dependent transporter; this translates as MTEPSRLTAGSFAGASATARSASSRGLWSSRWVFFLAATGSAVGLGNIWKFPYITGANGGGAFVLVYIACILTIGIPLLMAEVMIGRRGRQNPAGAMGRLAREAGASPHWRKVGWLGAFTGFLILGFYLVVAGWALAYVPTALSGAFSGVDGQASGALFEGLLADPGRLALYGLAVLAATLLIVGLGVRDGLERALRLLMPGLFVLLLGLVGYAAVAGDFAAALRFLFVPDFSQLSAKGVLLALGHAFFTLSLGCGAMMAYGSYLPEGTSIARTSLLVALADTVVALLAGLAIFPLVFANGLEPGAGPGLIFVTLPIAFGQMPLGQLVGGLFFVMLVLAAVTSTISLSEPGIAWLTERFGIRRGRAVLLTGSLLALLGTACLLSFNHWAEYQLFGRTVFDTMDYLTANWLMPLGGLGTVLFTGWVLRRELVHEAVGIGRPGWFSLWWNLLRYGTPVAIVLVFLNLIGLV
- a CDS encoding Glu/Leu/Phe/Val dehydrogenase dimerization domain-containing protein: MSVFAHPDFDRHEQVVFCHDQVSGLKAIIAIHDTRLGPALGGCRMFPYASDDEALRDVLRLSRGMTLKSSLAGLKLGGGKAVIIGDPHTGKSQALLHAMGDFVDSLGGRYITAADSGTGDAEMQAFAQRTRHVVGATPRATLDGSITSGDPSPSTALGVFVGLKAAVRHRLGRDDLGGLKVAIQGVGHVGLGLARHLKAAGAELWVADIFDANVKQAMDELGAQVVRPQDIYGLDVDVFAPCAMGAILNEQTLEVLRAPVIAGAANNQLATPQVGAELQRRNQLYAPDYAINAGGIIDVYYQRIGGSAAQIDGHVRAIGDTLQQIFTRAAASGEPTSVIADRLALERLDSGSQPEALRLHA